A genomic segment from Pyrodictium occultum encodes:
- a CDS encoding flavin reductase family protein codes for MPGLPSGYVDAGEKWYRVLSPRPVYVLVAEARGRVNLMPASWVSPFSEEPPRIVAALDKEAYTTELILESRLFTVNVVTVGEVYFVYTAGTTSGRRVDKLRLLGAEVVRDTVTGAPRLAKPRPIGVVEARVHRVLSDLAEDVHLVVADVEAAYTDPGLYNQRYGWELGKARILLHSAGRAFTTVCGVYTPRRSRGNA; via the coding sequence TTGCCCGGCCTGCCGAGCGGCTACGTGGATGCCGGCGAGAAGTGGTACCGGGTCCTCTCGCCCCGCCCCGTCTACGTCCTCGTGGCCGAGGCCCGTGGCAGGGTTAACCTGATGCCCGCATCCTGGGTCTCGCCCTTCAGCGAGGAGCCCCCGAGGATAGTGGCGGCGCTCGACAAGGAGGCCTATACTACCGAGCTAATACTCGAGTCCAGGCTCTTCACGGTCAACGTGGTCACCGTGGGCGAGGTGTACTTCGTCTACACGGCGGGCACAACCAGCGGGAGGAGGGTCGACAAGCTGAGGCTCCTGGGCGCCGAGGTCGTCCGCGACACTGTGACGGGGGCGCCCCGGCTGGCCAAGCCGAGGCCCATAGGGGTGGTGGAGGCCAGGGTGCACCGAGTGCTCAGCGACCTGGCGGAGGACGTGCACCTCGTGGTCGCCGACGTCGAGGCCGCCTACACCGACCCGGGGCTCTACAACCAGCGCTACGGCTGGGAGCTTGGGAAGGCGAGGATACTCCTACACAGCGCTGGCAGAGCCTTCACAACGGTCTGCGGGGTGTACACGCCGAGGAGGAGCAGGGGTAATGCCTAG